Genomic DNA from Oryza sativa Japonica Group chromosome 5, ASM3414082v1:
ATCGTTCAAATAAAAGGATGtgtttgttgaaaaaaaatattataataacaTGGATTTTACTTTTCTTTTCGTTTTAATAAGCACTATCCAACTTGGACTTCTCCGGCTTCGGAGTTGAGAGCCGTTGGGTTTTTGGTTCTTGGGCCCTACCCTATCCAGCCTATTACCACCTGCCGAGGGAATGCGATGCACATTCCCTTTGCTCGAGGTCGAATACTCGGAATCCACGACACGAGACGAGACGAAAGCTTTTGCCGCAATGGCGTCTAAACCAAGCAGCCGAGCGGAAAGcaaccaggcggcggcggcggtgccgtcgCTGTACGGGCGCgccctgccgtcgccgccggcggtggagttcgcgtcggcggaggggcggcggctgTTCGCGGAGGCGCTCCAGGGGGGCACCATGCAGGGGTTCTTCAGCCTCGTCTCCGTCTTCCAGACGCAGTCGGAGCCGGCCTTCTGCGGCCTCGCCacgctcgccgtcgtcctcaACGCGCTCCGCATCGACCCGGGGCGGCGGTGGAAGGGCCCCTGGCGGTGGTTCGACGAGTCCATGCTCGACTGCTGCGAGCACCTCGACACGGTCAGGGCGGAGGGGATCACCTTCGGCAAGGTCGCCTGCCTCGCCCACTGCTCCGGCGCCGACGTCCGCACCTTCCGCGCCGCCCAGGCCACGCTCGccgacctccgccgccacctcctgcgCTGCGCCTCCTCCCAGGATTGCCATCTCGTCGCCTCCTACCACCGGAAGCTTCTCGGCCAGGTTGCTGCCTGCTCGTCCGCACCTCTCTCGGAACTCGAATTCGACGATTTCTGTTTGCTGTTCGTTCTGAACGAATGATGTTTGTTTGGATTCGATGCAGACTGGAACAGGGCATTTCTCGCCGATTGGCGGCTACCATGCTGGGCAGGACATGGCGCTGATCCTGGATGTCGCTCGCTTCAAATACCCTCCTCATTGGATTCCGCTGCCGCTTCTTTGGGAAGCCATGAACACGATTGATGAAGCAACTGGGCTTCTCAGGGGGTATATATTCTCTAGTATATCTTCCTGTCTCTTGTGGACATTAAGGCCCCCCTTGATCTGAACGAAAAACATTAGAACTTTGTAGAATTTCAAATCCTGTAGGAATTAAAAAGACGCGAATATTAGGCAATgaactaatatcaaataattagaaggggtgaggcttcgaacccaggtcgtctagcccaccaccttgtggagctagtcGGAAGACCCTTGGGTGTTTCTCAAATCCTGTAGGAATTTTCCCTAAATAGTCCTTTGAAATAAAGGATCCGACACTATAGAATCCTATGGAATTCCTCAAtccattcctatcaaaatccttcATTTTTGTTAAAACTCGTTCCTATCGAAATCCTGTGTTTTTAAAATCCTACGTTTCAAAGGGCCCTAATGTGTTTTAGAGGTTCTTGTATGCAGCGTTGGGATTAGTGTCTTGTAACAATGCAGCTCTTGGATTAAGCGACTGTATTAATTTGGGTTATCTAGTGTTCATCGACTGTCAGGAATCAGGAATCAGGAAACACTGCTCTGCAATTATCAGTTTATTACTGTTAATGAAGAAAATTTGGACAATGCTGTAGGGTGTATGCTCAGTCCGTTTAGCGTTAATGAAGAAAATTTGGACAATGCTGTAGGGTGTATGCTCAGTCCGTCTAGCACTTAAACGTGGTCATTGGGGCTCTTGAGAAGTTGAGATATGCAATATGTTGGCCTTAATATCACGCTACCTACGTGTTTTGTCCTGAAACTATGCAATGATGTGTCAGTTTAGACTAAATGGGCAAATTAGTTTGTAGTTGGCGAGTTTAACATGTCGGCATCTTCATATTTGGTAGGTTCATGCTTATCTCAAGGAATACTGAAGCTCCTTTATTGATCCGTGCAGTGGTAAATTAACATGCCAATGCTTGGTGAATCAAATATGTAAGTGTCAAGTGTCACCcttgatctatttttttctcattccTTTCAATGCTATGCAGAATTGCAGGGATGAAAGCTGGCAAAGCATGGCAAAGTATTGCATAGAAGTTGTCCCAAATCTTTTGAGGGATAACAGCGTAGACAATGTCCTAACAATTCTTTCCCGTTTAGTGAATCATCTTCCTCCCAATGCTGGAAATTTTATCAAATGGGTCATTGAAGTTAGGAGACAAGAGGAAGGAGGATCCAGCCCAAGTAAAGAGGCTAACGAAATGCCTTTCCTGAAGGTCATTTTAATTTTCCATTTCTGTTGTTGGGTCAGTTTTGTTTCCTCTGTTCAACCAGTTAATGTTGTATGTTCGCTTGCAGGAAAAGGTCCTACAGCAAATCCGTGATACTAAGCTTTTTCAGCTGGTCCACAAACTGCAATGTTCTAAGCAGCCCTGTTGTAGTTGCTCGTCTTTAACGGACGAAGATTCCATTTCCCAGATTGCAGCCAGTGTGTGCTGTGAAGCAACCGCATTGCTAAGTGGGAATCTGTCATCAAGAGATGGATTATTTTTCAGTGAAACTTGTTCCGGATGTACACAAGTGAATGATGAGGGGCTTAAAAATGTCATTACAGGCAAAGTGGTATCTGAAGGCAATGGACATGTTGATAAGCTTTCACCGATATCCTCGACTGAAACATGCTTCTGCAATTCAACTCTGAGCAATGAAACTGTCAATTATCCATCAAACACAGACATTCTAACTGTTCTATTACTGTCGTTACATCCTAGCACATGGTTGTGCATTGAAG
This window encodes:
- the LOC4338799 gene encoding glutathione gamma-glutamylcysteinyltransferase 1 isoform X1, with protein sequence MASKPSSRAESNQAAAAVPSLYGRALPSPPAVEFASAEGRRLFAEALQGGTMQGFFSLVSVFQTQSEPAFCGLATLAVVLNALRIDPGRRWKGPWRWFDESMLDCCEHLDTVRAEGITFGKVACLAHCSGADVRTFRAAQATLADLRRHLLRCASSQDCHLVASYHRKLLGQTGTGHFSPIGGYHAGQDMALILDVARFKYPPHWIPLPLLWEAMNTIDEATGLLRGFMLISRNTEAPLLIRAVNCRDESWQSMAKYCIEVVPNLLRDNSVDNVLTILSRLVNHLPPNAGNFIKWVIEVRRQEEGGSSPSKEANEMPFLKEKVLQQIRDTKLFQLVHKLQCSKQPCCSCSSLTDEDSISQIAASVCCEATALLSGNLSSRDGLFFSETCSGCTQVNDEGLKNVITGKVVSEGNGHVDKLSPISSTETCFCNSTLSNETVNYPSNTDILTVLLLSLHPSTWLCIEDEKLKAEFQSLVSTDDLPDPLKLEILHLRRQLRYLKACREKEAYEDTWPQPWEQC
- the LOC4338799 gene encoding glutathione gamma-glutamylcysteinyltransferase 1 isoform X2; its protein translation is MASKPSSRAESNQAAAAVPSLYGRALPSPPAVEFASAEGRRLFAEALQGGTMQGFFSLVSVFQTQSEPAFCGLATLAVVLNALRIDPGRRWKGPWRWFDESMLDCCEHLDTVRAEGITFGKVACLAHCSGADVRTFRAAQATLADLRRHLLRCASSQDCHLVASYHRKLLGQTGTGHFSPIGGYHAGQDMALILDVARFKYPPHWIPLPLLWEAMNTIDEATGLLRGGKLTCQCLVNQILNHLPPNAGNFIKWVIEVRRQEEGGSSPSKEANEMPFLKEKVLQQIRDTKLFQLVHKLQCSKQPCCSCSSLTDEDSISQIAASVCCEATALLSGNLSSRDGLFFSETCSGCTQVNDEGLKNVITGKVVSEGNGHVDKLSPISSTETCFCNSTLSNETVNYPSNTDILTVLLLSLHPSTWLCIEDEKLKAEFQSLVSTDDLPDPLKLEILHLRRQLRYLKACREKEAYEDTWPQPWEQC